The genomic interval GGACGAGACACTTCATGTGGGTGCAGACCGCCGAGACGGCGTGAATCTCGCCCTCGTCGTCCCGGGAGACCGCGAGCGGCTTGCCGCCGCGCCGGACCACCTTCCCCTCGCCGGGCGCGAGGTCGCCCGCGTCGCCGCCAGCGAGCGCGGCCGCGCCCCAGTCGCGGGCGAACTGCGCCCCGGCGTCGACGTTCTCGGCGACGAGGTCCTTGCCCGACGCGCCGGGGTCGAGACGCTCGGGGTCGAATGTCTCGGCCCACGGCGTCGACCCGCCGCGAGCGAGCGCCGCGAGCAGGGTCCCCGCGGCGGTGCCGTTGGTCATTCCCCACCCGCCGAACCCGGTGGCTCCGTAGACGTTCTCGTAGCCGGGACCGAGTCGCCCGACGAACGGAACCTTGTCGGCCGAGACGTAGTCCTGCGTGGACCACCGGTACTCGACCGACTCCACGTCGAAGCGCTCGCGGGCCTGCGATTCGAGTTTCCGATAACGCTCGGCGGTCGAACCGCCCTGTCCGGTCTTGTGGTTCTGGCCGCCGACGAGCGTCAGGGTGCCGTCGTCGGTCGGATGCGGTCGGACCGAGAAGTAGGGTTCGGCGTCCCGGTAGAACATCCCCCGGGGCGGCTCCTCGGCGAGCCGGACCGCGAGCACGTACGACCGCTTGGGGTGCTGGCGCGCGAAGTAGAACGCGGGGTCCTCGATGGGGAAGTGGGTCGCCACGAGGACGTTCTCGGCGGTCACGGTCCCGCGCTCGGTCTCGACCTCGCAGGGCGATTCACTCC from Halorussus salilacus carries:
- a CDS encoding FAD-dependent oxidoreductase is translated as MSQGELPGRHESLWTDTTPRTDFPALDGDLRVDTAVVGGGIVGVTAALDCAEAGREVALLEADRVVEGVTGKTTAKITAQHGLVYDELLRKHGRERARGYAEANSAAVETVARRVEEYDIDCDFERLPAYTYAADEDQRRAIKRETAAAEALDLPASYVEDPPFPAESPCAVRFDDQAQFHPRKYLLDLVEAIPEAGSHVFEETRVTGVEDGDSGVRGSESPCEVETERGTVTAENVLVATHFPIEDPAFYFARQHPKRSYVLAVRLAEEPPRGMFYRDAEPYFSVRPHPTDDGTLTLVGGQNHKTGQGGSTAERYRKLESQARERFDVESVEYRWSTQDYVSADKVPFVGRLGPGYENVYGATGFGGWGMTNGTAAGTLLAALARGGSTPWAETFDPERLDPGASGKDLVAENVDAGAQFARDWGAAALAGGDAGDLAPGEGKVVRRGGKPLAVSRDDEGEIHAVSAVCTHMKCLVRWNDGEESWDCPCHGSRFSVDGEVLDGPAVEDLSKRGE